A genomic segment from Elusimicrobiales bacterium encodes:
- a CDS encoding glycosyltransferase: MRILYVITSTSRGGAENTLLKIVSGLNRAKYEPVCAVSLKHRGHLAADIENAGVPVETLGSGYAPAPFDVMKLSRIIARHKPDVIHALLYRAIQFCRLARRGGAALLTSPRVNYRTRALPLLWLDALTRTKDEFTVCESSASRDFLVGSLGYDPARAAVIRNGVDTVKWRFHKALRDAKRAELGLGPQDVLVVAAGRLDEQKGHRYLIDAAAILKLRLVILGEGPLRAQLEARARARGLRGDVLPGEQEDLRPWLCAADIFALPSLWEGTPNALMEAMSMGLPSVASAVDGVREIAADGETAKLVPPADTGALADALAQLAAGAEFRQAMGAAARRRAENDFSLARMMAQYEAAYDIHSSFVRCG; this comes from the coding sequence ATGCGCATACTTTATGTCATCACTTCCACCTCGCGCGGCGGGGCGGAGAATACGCTGCTCAAAATAGTCTCCGGCCTCAATCGCGCCAAATACGAGCCGGTGTGCGCGGTGTCGCTAAAGCACCGGGGCCATCTGGCCGCCGATATTGAGAATGCCGGCGTTCCGGTGGAGACGCTGGGCTCCGGCTATGCGCCCGCGCCGTTTGATGTTATGAAGCTCTCGCGCATAATAGCCCGGCACAAGCCGGACGTGATACACGCCCTCCTCTACCGCGCGATACAGTTCTGCCGGCTGGCCCGGCGCGGCGGCGCGGCGCTGCTGACTTCTCCGCGCGTAAATTACCGCACCCGCGCTCTGCCGCTGCTGTGGCTGGACGCGCTTACAAGGACAAAAGACGAGTTTACCGTCTGCGAATCCTCCGCCAGCCGGGATTTCCTGGTGGGCAGCCTGGGGTATGATCCGGCGCGCGCCGCCGTAATCCGCAACGGGGTGGACACGGTAAAATGGCGTTTTCACAAGGCGCTGCGCGACGCCAAGCGGGCCGAACTGGGGCTGGGACCGCAGGACGTTCTGGTGGTCGCGGCGGGCCGGCTGGACGAGCAGAAGGGCCACCGCTACCTTATAGACGCCGCCGCCATCCTGAAGCTGCGCCTGGTAATTCTGGGCGAGGGGCCGCTGCGCGCCCAGCTTGAGGCCCGCGCCCGCGCGCGCGGCCTGCGCGGCGACGTCCTGCCCGGCGAGCAGGAGGATTTGCGCCCCTGGCTGTGCGCCGCGGATATATTCGCGCTGCCCTCGCTGTGGGAGGGCACGCCCAACGCGCTGATGGAGGCGATGAGCATGGGGCTGCCCTCGGTCGCCAGCGCGGTGGACGGCGTCCGCGAAATCGCCGCGGACGGCGAGACCGCGAAACTTGTCCCCCCCGCAGATACCGGCGCGCTGGCCGACGCGCTGGCCCAGCTTGCCGCCGGGGCGGAGTTCCGGCAGGCCATGGGCGCCGCCGCCCGCCGCCGCGCGGAAAACGATTTTTCGCTTGCCAGAATGATGGCGCAGTACGAAGCCGCCTACGACATACACTCCTCGTTCGTCCGCTGCGGATGA
- a CDS encoding thioesterase family protein yields MKKRIYYHDTDCGGVVYYGNYLKFLEEARTEYMEARGLSVKKLMDEGLMFVVYRQEVDYKYPAFYGDELEIETKVTAMSEIKTEFEYIIRNQHGRVTTRAKTVMVSVSKNLEPQAASAQLREKMLSAPAAPH; encoded by the coding sequence ATGAAAAAACGGATATATTACCACGACACGGATTGCGGCGGTGTTGTCTATTACGGCAACTATCTCAAGTTCCTGGAGGAGGCGCGCACGGAGTACATGGAGGCGCGCGGCCTGTCGGTCAAAAAGCTGATGGACGAGGGGCTGATGTTTGTCGTCTACCGGCAGGAGGTGGACTACAAATACCCCGCCTTCTACGGCGACGAGCTGGAGATAGAAACCAAAGTAACCGCCATGAGCGAGATAAAGACGGAGTTTGAATACATCATCCGCAACCAGCACGGCAGAGTCACCACGCGCGCCAAAACCGTGATGGTCAGCGTCAGCAAAAATCTGGAGCCGCAGGCCGCAAGCGCGCAATTGCGGGAGAAAATGCTTTCCGCCCCCGCCGCGCCGCATTGA
- a CDS encoding secondary thiamine-phosphate synthase enzyme YjbQ, with translation MKSLTEYLVIHTGKRYEIINITDRVEEAVEKSGVREGLCLVNSMHITSSVFINDNESGLHQDFLDWTEKLAPYGVDRYRHNLTGEDNGDAHLKRTLLGREVVVAITKGRLDFGPWERIFYGEFDGRRDKRVLVKIIGE, from the coding sequence ATGAAATCACTCACCGAATACCTTGTAATTCACACCGGCAAGCGGTATGAGATAATCAATATCACAGACCGGGTGGAGGAGGCCGTGGAAAAAAGCGGCGTCCGGGAGGGGCTGTGCCTGGTCAATTCCATGCACATCACCTCCAGCGTTTTTATAAACGACAATGAAAGCGGGCTGCATCAGGATTTTCTGGACTGGACCGAGAAACTGGCCCCTTACGGCGTTGACCGCTACCGCCACAACCTCACCGGCGAGGATAACGGCGACGCGCATCTCAAACGGACGCTGCTGGGCAGGGAGGTTGTGGTCGCAATCACCAAAGGCCGGCTGGATTTCGGCCCCTGGGAACGCATATTCTACGGGGAGTTTGACGGGCGGCGCGACAAGCGCGTGCTTGTCAAAATAATAGGCGAATGA
- a CDS encoding MBL fold metallo-hydrolase, with the protein MLIDRLEWLGHSAFRVKTEGGLTVYFDPFRLKPGADKAGVIFITHEHYDHCSPEDVALITKDSTVIAGNAAVAAKLGRQILAVKPGEKNTAAGIAFEAVAAYNLKIPNHAGSLGHTGFIAEIDGERLYHAGDTDKIPEMSACRTDIALLPVGGTYTMDAGEAAQAAALINPKIAVPMHYGWKPGQENYGADFAKLCKCAVRVLERVS; encoded by the coding sequence ATGCTGATTGACAGGCTTGAGTGGCTGGGCCATTCCGCGTTCCGCGTGAAAACGGAGGGGGGGCTGACCGTTTATTTCGACCCGTTCCGGCTCAAGCCCGGCGCGGACAAGGCCGGCGTTATTTTCATAACTCACGAGCATTACGACCACTGCTCGCCGGAAGATGTCGCGCTGATAACGAAAGATTCCACCGTCATCGCGGGCAATGCCGCCGTCGCGGCGAAGCTGGGGCGGCAAATCCTTGCGGTAAAGCCGGGCGAAAAAAATACCGCCGCCGGAATCGCCTTTGAAGCGGTGGCGGCATACAACCTGAAAATACCCAATCACGCCGGGAGCCTGGGCCACACCGGCTTTATCGCGGAAATAGACGGCGAGCGTCTCTATCACGCCGGCGACACCGACAAAATCCCGGAAATGTCCGCCTGCCGGACGGACATAGCCCTGCTTCCCGTGGGCGGAACTTATACCATGGATGCCGGGGAGGCCGCGCAGGCGGCTGCGCTCATCAATCCGAAAATCGCGGTTCCCATGCATTACGGCTGGAAGCCGGGGCAGGAAAATTACGGCGCGGATTTCGCAAAACTCTGCAAATGCGCGGTCCGCGTTCTGGAGCGGGTGTCATGA
- a CDS encoding alpha/beta hydrolase, giving the protein MAFVIAWIAIGSVAAAALIVAAAYLYSKRMLRPPHHRAPVAVFPDQFRLPHQNTVFTSEDGITLRGWFIPADNSPKTIILLHGWGNNRGDALAATHFLHEAGFNLLYFDFRCCGESGGAVSTVGYLETRDMEAALEYLKTRKPECAQAVGVYGMSMGAAVAVYAAARHDIIKCVALEAAFDSYEKAAGRYAWTHLRIPYYPFVPPALMFARMKLGTDPEKFSPQYHIRAVSPRPVLFIHGSHDALVPLKDAKALFEKAGQPKEFWTVAGASHAKCAETGGAEYRKRLTDFFTANLKG; this is encoded by the coding sequence ATGGCCTTTGTCATCGCCTGGATTGCCATCGGGTCCGTTGCGGCGGCGGCGCTTATCGTTGCCGCAGCCTATTTATACAGCAAGCGCATGCTGCGCCCGCCCCATCACCGCGCGCCGGTTGCCGTATTCCCGGACCAGTTCCGCCTGCCGCACCAGAACACTGTTTTCACCTCGGAAGACGGGATAACCCTGCGCGGCTGGTTCATCCCGGCGGACAATTCGCCCAAAACCATAATTCTGCTGCACGGCTGGGGCAACAACAGGGGCGACGCGCTGGCCGCCACGCATTTCCTGCACGAGGCCGGCTTCAACCTGCTTTATTTTGATTTCCGCTGCTGCGGCGAAAGCGGGGGGGCGGTATCCACCGTGGGCTATCTGGAAACGCGCGATATGGAAGCCGCCCTGGAGTATCTTAAAACGCGCAAGCCGGAATGCGCGCAGGCCGTAGGCGTCTACGGCATGTCCATGGGCGCGGCGGTGGCGGTATACGCCGCCGCCCGGCACGACATCATAAAATGCGTCGCCCTGGAGGCGGCTTTTGATTCTTACGAGAAAGCGGCGGGCCGATATGCCTGGACACATCTCAGGATTCCCTATTATCCGTTCGTGCCGCCCGCGCTTATGTTTGCGCGCATGAAGCTGGGAACGGACCCGGAAAAATTCAGCCCGCAATACCACATACGGGCCGTCAGCCCCAGACCGGTGCTTTTCATACACGGCAGCCACGACGCGCTTGTGCCGCTCAAAGACGCCAAGGCGCTTTTTGAAAAGGCCGGCCAGCCCAAGGAATTCTGGACCGTTGCCGGCGCAAGCCACGCCAAATGCGCCGAGACCGGCGGCGCGGAATACCGCAAGCGCCTGACGGACTTTTTCACAGCCAATCTGAAGGGTTAA
- a CDS encoding SUMF1/EgtB/PvdO family nonheme iron enzyme: protein MNKVCPYCGHNRNTPWDDCCRRCGKSFFHPSLMPAAAKWLAVAAVLGGAYLLFAAKYGHKLPPAASRPAEYVKARATQLWREVGDRARFRHGFSPSIKQEKARHSGPRDGMAYIPAGTFRMGAPEENGVKNNCPVRQVSLTGFYMDINGVTAAEYAQCVAEGVCPAVTGPACNSANPARGNYPADCVTWHAAQAYCRWRGKTLPSGAQWETAARAGSADAYYFGADTRQLHRHIWYDRNSDGRTHPAGLLPPNGYGLRDMQGQIRQWVLDDYGQSCAGQNAPKGKYKILRGCHAAEDEEACRLSRVSKSEPGKSGVSIGFRCAAQ from the coding sequence ATGAACAAAGTCTGCCCCTATTGCGGACACAACCGCAACACGCCCTGGGACGACTGTTGCCGCCGCTGCGGCAAGTCGTTTTTCCATCCGTCGCTTATGCCGGCGGCGGCCAAATGGCTCGCCGTTGCAGCCGTTCTGGGCGGAGCATATCTGCTGTTTGCCGCGAAATACGGGCACAAGCTGCCGCCCGCCGCCTCCAGGCCGGCGGAGTATGTCAAGGCGCGCGCGACCCAGTTGTGGAGGGAAGTCGGGGACAGGGCGCGGTTCAGGCACGGCTTTTCGCCGTCCATAAAACAGGAGAAGGCGCGGCATTCCGGCCCGCGGGACGGGATGGCATACATACCCGCGGGAACATTCCGCATGGGCGCGCCGGAAGAAAACGGCGTCAAAAACAACTGCCCCGTCCGACAAGTCAGCCTGACGGGGTTTTATATGGATATAAACGGCGTAACAGCCGCCGAATACGCGCAATGCGTCGCCGAAGGCGTCTGCCCGGCGGTAACCGGCCCGGCCTGCAACTCCGCCAATCCGGCGCGCGGCAATTATCCGGCAGACTGCGTTACCTGGCACGCGGCGCAGGCCTACTGCCGGTGGCGCGGCAAAACGCTTCCGTCCGGCGCGCAATGGGAAACGGCGGCCCGCGCCGGCAGCGCGGACGCTTATTATTTCGGCGCCGACACCAGGCAGCTGCACCGCCACATCTGGTATGACAGGAACTCTGACGGGCGCACCCATCCCGCCGGCCTGCTGCCGCCCAACGGCTATGGTCTGCGCGACATGCAGGGCCAGATACGGCAATGGGTTCTGGACGATTATGGCCAGTCCTGCGCCGGGCAGAACGCGCCAAAAGGCAAATACAAAATACTGCGCGGCTGCCACGCCGCCGAGGATGAAGAGGCCTGCCGCCTCAGCCGCGTCTCCAAATCCGAGCCCGGCAAATCCGGCGTCTCCATAGGCTTCCGCTGCGCGGCGCAATGA
- a CDS encoding glycosyltransferase produces the protein MKFTLIIPARNSAPLLAKLLPAALAQSRPPEEILVLDTCSEDGTAQTARGFGARVIEVPVAEFDHGGTRTLSGRAASHPLLLYMTDDAFPASPDCFEKLLAAFDDPACGAAYGRQLPKENASPLAAHLRLFNYPPQSCARSYGDRAKYGIKTAFLSNSFCAYDKAALEAAGWFRGNLIIAEDMRAGLELLLLGRTLRYQADACVYHSHNYSARQDFSRYFDIGVMHAREKTLLRELRGAGGEGLRYATSAAAYLWPRAWLYPLLLWRTCVKLLGYRLGMAHRALPLRLNRRLSMHPRWWDKNR, from the coding sequence ATGAAATTCACCCTTATAATTCCGGCCAGAAACAGCGCGCCGCTGCTTGCAAAACTGCTGCCCGCCGCGCTGGCGCAATCCCGCCCGCCGGAGGAAATTCTGGTGCTGGACACCTGCTCGGAAGACGGCACCGCGCAAACCGCGCGCGGTTTCGGGGCCAGGGTTATAGAAGTGCCCGTTGCGGAATTTGACCACGGCGGCACGCGGACGCTGAGCGGCAGGGCCGCCTCGCATCCGCTGCTGCTGTATATGACAGACGACGCTTTCCCCGCCTCTCCTGACTGTTTTGAAAAGCTGCTTGCCGCCTTTGACGACCCCGCCTGCGGCGCGGCATACGGAAGGCAGCTCCCGAAAGAAAATGCCTCGCCGCTGGCGGCGCATCTGCGGCTGTTTAATTATCCCCCGCAATCCTGCGCACGCTCCTACGGCGACCGGGCAAAATACGGGATAAAAACCGCTTTTCTTTCCAACAGCTTCTGTGCCTACGACAAGGCCGCGCTTGAGGCCGCCGGCTGGTTTCGCGGCAACCTTATTATCGCAGAAGATATGCGCGCCGGGCTGGAACTGCTGCTGCTGGGCCGGACACTGCGCTATCAGGCGGACGCCTGCGTGTATCATTCCCACAATTATTCCGCGCGCCAGGATTTCAGCCGGTATTTCGACATCGGCGTAATGCACGCCCGCGAAAAAACGCTGCTCCGGGAATTGCGCGGCGCCGGGGGCGAAGGATTGCGCTATGCCACCAGCGCCGCCGCATACCTGTGGCCGCGCGCATGGCTGTATCCGCTGCTGCTGTGGCGCACCTGCGTGAAACTGCTGGGCTACCGGCTGGGCATGGCGCACCGCGCGCTGCCGCTCCGGCTGAACAGAAGGCTTTCCATGCATCCCCGCTGGTGGGACAAAAACCGGTAG
- a CDS encoding clostripain-related cysteine peptidase, producing the protein MMLKRTVATAACMAVFAALAGAAVNADFDRGGQGVKAAARPEAALSQEVPSAKAQPAVLEEKQPRAAADWTLMVFMNGKNNLEPYAFKNFYQMERVGSSDKLNIVVEFGRMAKHSSNDGGWKGCRRYLVQKADDSNAISSPAVETYPQCDMGDYNRAIDFGKWAMQKYPARHYMYIIWNHGSGWTRAGKPEVIKAISSDDETRHRINTPQMGDILKALGHIDVYGSDACLMQMAEVAYQIKDYTSFIVGSEENEAGDGYTYDKFLNAALASGMSPEDVAKAAVETYTEHYGSGATQSYVRSAALKGLPGKLDAFADAVMLGGDKAAVQKARADAQHFAVEYNYRDNADLGHFVSLVINSPGCREDVKAAGGALLDYLNREVVGLSRVTDDYSNATGLAIYLPAQGYNMTYDELAFAKSGKWPQFVKWLLN; encoded by the coding sequence ATGATGCTTAAAAGAACGGTTGCAACAGCGGCCTGTATGGCCGTGTTCGCGGCGCTGGCAGGCGCCGCCGTTAATGCCGATTTCGACAGGGGAGGACAGGGCGTGAAAGCCGCCGCGCGCCCGGAAGCGGCGCTGTCGCAGGAAGTCCCGTCCGCTAAGGCGCAGCCCGCCGTTTTGGAAGAAAAGCAGCCCAGGGCCGCTGCGGACTGGACGCTTATGGTGTTCATGAACGGCAAGAATAACCTTGAGCCCTACGCCTTCAAAAACTTTTACCAGATGGAGCGGGTCGGCTCCAGCGACAAGCTCAACATCGTCGTGGAGTTCGGGCGCATGGCGAAACACTCCTCCAACGACGGCGGATGGAAAGGCTGCCGCCGCTACCTGGTCCAGAAAGCCGACGACAGCAACGCAATCTCCTCCCCCGCGGTGGAAACCTACCCCCAGTGCGACATGGGCGATTACAACCGCGCCATAGACTTCGGCAAATGGGCGATGCAAAAATACCCGGCCCGGCATTACATGTACATCATCTGGAACCACGGCTCCGGCTGGACCAGGGCCGGCAAGCCCGAGGTGATCAAAGCCATTTCCAGCGACGACGAAACCCGACACCGCATCAACACCCCGCAAATGGGCGATATTCTCAAGGCGCTGGGGCATATAGACGTCTACGGCTCCGACGCCTGCCTGATGCAGATGGCGGAAGTGGCCTATCAGATAAAGGATTACACCTCCTTTATTGTCGGCTCCGAGGAAAACGAGGCCGGCGACGGCTACACCTACGACAAATTCCTCAACGCCGCGCTGGCCTCCGGCATGTCGCCCGAAGACGTGGCCAAAGCCGCGGTTGAAACCTACACAGAGCATTACGGCAGCGGCGCCACGCAATCCTATGTCCGGTCAGCCGCGCTCAAGGGGCTTCCCGGAAAGCTGGACGCCTTTGCCGACGCCGTCATGCTTGGCGGCGACAAGGCCGCGGTGCAGAAAGCGCGCGCGGATGCCCAGCATTTCGCCGTGGAATACAATTACCGCGACAATGCGGACCTGGGGCACTTCGTGTCGCTTGTTATAAATTCGCCCGGCTGCCGCGAAGATGTGAAAGCCGCCGGCGGAGCGCTGCTGGACTATCTCAACCGCGAGGTGGTGGGCCTCAGCCGCGTAACCGACGATTATTCCAACGCGACCGGCCTGGCGATATACCTGCCCGCGCAGGGATACAACATGACCTACGACGAGCTGGCCTTCGCCAAATCCGGCAAATGGCCGCAATTCGTCAAATGGCTGCTTAACTGA
- a CDS encoding glycerophosphodiester phosphodiesterase family protein codes for MKRLILAFPLLAGAAFSAETPEKHIQVYAHRGMRSFLPENTLPAYDAALRLGVDWVDMDVILTKDGQVLVSHDMALNPDITRGPDGKFIAENKESLKTLSTEERAAFNRKYAVLGMTLEQTRVFDVGRLNRSSAYSRFFPDQTAIDGTKMPPLREVLEHVSRIAGSGVGFQLEMKTDPAHPEYSPDPAAFAKAVYGAVSAAGALDRTEIQAFDFRCLYELQKLNPKVKTAYLTSRDNERGGEDDFFSPDAAAAGRWTGGKLVKNYGNSIPRMVKELGGFAWEPEDAQLTRQSLDEARGLGLKVVVWSWPEKNGTAFDPAMMARLIDWGVDGIITDDPGRLSSMLAARGLRLHKRCDIP; via the coding sequence ATGAAACGGCTTATACTGGCGTTCCCTCTGCTGGCGGGGGCGGCTTTCTCGGCGGAGACGCCGGAAAAGCACATTCAGGTCTACGCGCACAGGGGAATGCGTTCTTTTTTGCCAGAAAACACGCTGCCGGCCTATGATGCTGCGCTGCGGCTGGGAGTAGACTGGGTGGACATGGACGTAATTCTCACCAAAGACGGGCAGGTGCTTGTCTCCCACGACATGGCGCTGAACCCCGACATAACGCGCGGCCCGGACGGCAAATTCATCGCGGAAAACAAGGAATCGCTCAAAACCCTTTCCACAGAGGAGCGCGCGGCTTTCAACCGCAAATACGCCGTTCTCGGCATGACGCTGGAACAGACGCGCGTCTTTGACGTCGGACGCCTGAACAGGAGCAGCGCGTATTCCCGCTTTTTCCCGGACCAGACAGCGATTGACGGAACCAAAATGCCACCGTTGCGCGAGGTGCTGGAGCATGTGAGCCGCATCGCCGGAAGCGGAGTCGGCTTCCAGCTTGAGATGAAGACGGATCCCGCGCATCCCGAATACAGCCCGGACCCGGCAGCTTTCGCCAAAGCGGTGTACGGGGCGGTGTCCGCCGCCGGCGCGCTGGACCGCACCGAGATACAGGCTTTTGACTTCCGCTGCCTATACGAACTGCAAAAGCTAAACCCGAAGGTGAAAACAGCCTACCTCACCTCGCGCGACAACGAGCGCGGCGGCGAGGACGATTTTTTCAGCCCGGATGCTGCCGCCGCCGGACGCTGGACGGGCGGAAAGCTGGTTAAAAATTACGGCAATTCCATTCCGCGCATGGTAAAGGAATTGGGCGGCTTTGCCTGGGAGCCGGAGGACGCCCAGCTTACCAGGCAATCGCTGGACGAGGCGCGCGGGCTGGGGCTGAAGGTGGTTGTCTGGAGCTGGCCGGAGAAAAACGGGACGGCCTTTGACCCCGCCATGATGGCGCGGCTGATAGACTGGGGCGTGGACGGAATAATCACCGACGACCCGGGACGGCTTTCCTCAATGCTGGCGGCGCGGGGGCTGCGGCTGCACAAACGCTGCGATATTCCATAA
- the ftsH gene encoding ATP-dependent zinc metalloprotease FtsH: MPPKKQKFNPLQQVLLWVMAFALILMFYQRMQTQPKETEIAYSDFKAKVAAGTVKKLSIRPDLIHGEYSDGGKTVLFRAIPLNDGRLVEDLEKAKVNFQGEPDRGWVTSLLLNIGWIALFFFLWWFIFMRGMQSGGKQAMAFGRSRAKEQDLSKQKATFADVAGCDEAKEELKDIIDFLKNPKKFQKLGGTLPKGVLLYGPPGTGKTLLARAVAGEAGVPFFTSSGSEFVEMFVGVGASRVRDLFEQAKRNPPAIVFIDELDAVGRHRFAGIGGGHDEREQTLNQLLIELDGFESKEGIILIASTNRPDVLDPALLRPGRFDRHVNVPVPDIKGRHEILKVHAKKIKLEPTVDLSVVARQTPGFVGADLANAINEAALLAARKDKKAVDMHDLENATERVVAGPERKSRIISEAERKIIAYHESGHALVAKLIPGSDPVHKVSIIPRGPALGYTLQLPIEDRYMTTKSHILNRLAITLGGRAAEETVFGEITTGAHNDLAKVTAYAQEMVTEYGMSEKLGPVSLKKDSGEVFLGRDIARPQHYSDTTAREIDEEVFAIVQAAYVRAKELLSSRRDALDALAMKLLEKETVDAAEIDAILNPKPAEAAPAPQVPPEPEQIPVPKTDGGDEPLPEPQAA, from the coding sequence ATGCCTCCAAAGAAACAGAAGTTCAATCCGTTGCAGCAGGTGCTGCTGTGGGTTATGGCGTTCGCGCTGATACTGATGTTCTACCAGCGGATGCAGACCCAGCCGAAGGAAACCGAAATCGCCTATTCCGATTTCAAGGCCAAAGTCGCCGCCGGGACGGTGAAAAAGCTCTCCATCAGGCCGGACCTTATCCACGGCGAGTACAGCGACGGCGGCAAGACCGTCCTCTTCCGCGCCATCCCGCTAAACGACGGCAGGCTGGTGGAGGACCTGGAAAAGGCCAAAGTCAACTTTCAGGGCGAGCCGGACCGCGGCTGGGTTACCAGCCTGCTGCTCAATATCGGCTGGATAGCGCTGTTTTTCTTCCTGTGGTGGTTTATCTTCATGCGGGGAATGCAGTCCGGCGGCAAGCAGGCGATGGCGTTTGGCCGCTCGCGCGCCAAGGAGCAGGACCTTTCCAAGCAGAAGGCAACCTTCGCAGACGTAGCCGGCTGCGACGAGGCTAAGGAGGAGCTCAAGGATATTATAGATTTCCTCAAAAACCCCAAGAAATTCCAGAAGCTGGGCGGCACCCTGCCCAAGGGCGTGCTGCTTTACGGCCCGCCGGGAACCGGCAAGACGCTGCTGGCCCGCGCCGTGGCGGGCGAGGCGGGGGTTCCGTTTTTCACCTCGTCCGGCTCGGAATTTGTGGAGATGTTTGTGGGTGTCGGCGCCTCCCGTGTGCGCGATTTGTTTGAGCAGGCCAAGCGCAACCCGCCCGCCATTGTTTTCATAGACGAGCTGGACGCCGTGGGCCGCCACCGCTTTGCCGGCATAGGCGGCGGACATGACGAGCGCGAGCAGACCCTCAACCAGCTGCTTATAGAACTGGACGGCTTTGAGTCCAAAGAGGGCATAATTCTAATCGCCTCCACCAACCGCCCCGACGTGCTGGACCCCGCGCTTCTGCGCCCCGGGCGCTTTGACCGGCATGTCAATGTCCCTGTCCCCGACATCAAGGGCCGGCACGAGATTCTCAAGGTCCACGCCAAAAAAATCAAGCTGGAGCCTACCGTTGACCTTTCCGTTGTGGCGCGGCAGACGCCGGGCTTTGTGGGCGCGGACCTGGCCAACGCCATAAACGAGGCCGCGCTGCTGGCGGCGCGCAAGGACAAGAAAGCCGTTGATATGCACGACCTGGAAAACGCGACCGAGCGCGTGGTCGCCGGCCCGGAGCGCAAAAGCCGCATCATCTCCGAGGCGGAGCGGAAGATCATCGCCTATCACGAAAGCGGCCATGCGCTGGTGGCCAAGCTGATACCGGGCAGCGACCCGGTGCACAAGGTTTCCATAATACCGCGCGGCCCCGCGCTGGGATACACGCTTCAGCTGCCCATTGAAGACCGCTACATGACCACCAAGAGCCATATCCTCAACCGGCTGGCGATAACGTTGGGCGGGCGCGCCGCAGAGGAAACAGTGTTCGGCGAAATCACCACCGGGGCGCATAACGACCTTGCCAAGGTTACGGCCTACGCGCAGGAGATGGTAACCGAATACGGGATGAGCGAAAAGCTGGGCCCGGTGTCGCTTAAAAAGGATTCCGGCGAGGTGTTTCTGGGGCGCGATATCGCGCGCCCGCAGCACTATTCCGACACCACCGCGCGCGAGATAGACGAGGAAGTTTTCGCCATAGTCCAGGCCGCGTACGTGCGCGCGAAGGAGTTGCTGTCCTCCCGCCGGGACGCGCTGGACGCGCTTGCCATGAAATTGCTGGAAAAAGAGACGGTTGACGCCGCCGAGATAGACGCCATTCTCAACCCGAAGCCGGCGGAAGCGGCGCCCGCGCCGCAGGTTCCGCCGGAGCCGGAGCAAATCCCGGTCCCGAAAACGGACGGCGGGGATGAGCCGCTTCCCGAACCGCAGGCGGCATAG
- the hpt gene encoding hypoxanthine phosphoribosyltransferase, which yields MTDIHPDIEKVLVSRDEIKARVRAMGREISRDFAGKKPVLVGVLRGCALFLSDLAQNISIDCSMDFICPSSYNGGMKSSGVVRLLLDLRENIAGKDVILIEDVVDSGLTMRYLLDNLNTRKPKSLSICALLNKKPCRKADVPVRYSGFEIDDEFVVGYGLDYKELYRNLPYVGTLKKTRI from the coding sequence ATGACGGATATTCATCCCGACATAGAAAAAGTCCTGGTCTCGCGCGACGAGATTAAGGCCCGCGTCCGCGCCATGGGGCGCGAGATTTCGCGCGACTTCGCCGGCAAAAAGCCGGTGCTTGTGGGCGTGCTGCGCGGCTGCGCGCTTTTCCTGTCGGACCTGGCGCAGAACATAAGCATAGACTGCTCCATGGATTTCATCTGCCCGTCCTCCTATAACGGCGGGATGAAATCCTCCGGCGTGGTGCGGCTGCTGCTGGACCTGCGGGAAAATATAGCGGGCAAAGACGTCATCCTCATTGAGGACGTGGTGGACTCCGGCCTGACCATGCGCTATCTGCTGGACAATCTTAACACCAGAAAACCCAAATCGCTTTCCATCTGCGCGCTGCTCAACAAGAAACCGTGCCGCAAAGCCGACGTGCCGGTGCGCTACAGCGGGTTTGAAATAGACGACGAGTTTGTCGTCGGCTACGGGCTGGATTACAAGGAGCTTTACCGCAATCTGCCCTATGTCGGAACGTTGAAGAAGACAAGGATATAA